The Nitrospira sp. genome has a segment encoding these proteins:
- a CDS encoding acetyl-CoA carboxylase carboxyl transferase subunit beta has product MAWFKKSDSAGSDESHQRAKGGDGLWLKCNHCREIIYRKEVDRNNKVCPKCGYHFPISVQERIALLVDLGSFKEWEADLA; this is encoded by the coding sequence ATGGCCTGGTTCAAAAAAAGCGACTCCGCCGGTTCTGACGAGAGCCATCAGCGGGCCAAGGGTGGCGATGGGCTGTGGCTCAAGTGCAACCACTGCCGCGAAATCATCTATCGTAAGGAAGTGGACCGCAACAACAAGGTCTGTCCCAAGTGCGGTTATCACTTTCCCATTTCCGTGCAGGAACGCATTGCGTTGCTGGTTGACCTGGGGTCGTTCAAGGAGTGGGAGGCCGACCTGGCGC
- the moaA gene encoding GTP 3',8-cyclase MoaA encodes MSDAATALRDTFGRPLKSLRLSVTDRCNLRCSYCMPEEEYAWLPRENVLSFEEMAVVTQAFTDLGVDKVRLTGGEPLLRRDLPRLVRLLTQNHTIQDLALTTNGILLGDQAQALYDAGVHRITVSLDTLRPDRFRALTRRDEHVRVMEGIAAAQRAGFTGLKLDTVVIKGFNDDELVDLIELGKRIQAEVRFIEYMDVGGATGWSMDQVVSRAAMLEMLGRQYGRIEPIEELSSAPAQRFRLPDGTSFGIIPSTTTPFCAACDRSRVTADGMWYLCLYAKNGTDLRKPLRDGVSAKEFRALLQSVWQGRTDRGAEERKALERSGGREQRLIDIAKLREDPHLEMHARGG; translated from the coding sequence GTGAGTGACGCAGCTACTGCGCTTCGCGATACGTTCGGCCGGCCGCTAAAAAGCCTGCGCCTCTCCGTGACGGATCGCTGCAATCTGCGCTGCTCCTACTGTATGCCGGAGGAGGAGTATGCCTGGTTGCCGCGCGAGAACGTGCTCAGCTTTGAGGAAATGGCCGTCGTCACGCAGGCCTTTACCGATCTCGGCGTAGACAAGGTGCGCCTGACCGGTGGGGAGCCGTTGTTGCGGCGTGATCTGCCGCGGCTGGTTCGCCTGCTGACGCAAAACCACACCATTCAGGACCTGGCGCTGACGACCAACGGCATTCTGCTGGGCGATCAGGCCCAGGCGCTCTACGATGCCGGCGTGCACCGGATTACGGTCAGCCTCGATACGCTGCGGCCGGACCGGTTCCGTGCCTTGACGCGGCGCGATGAGCATGTCCGCGTAATGGAAGGCATCGCCGCGGCGCAGCGGGCCGGTTTCACAGGACTCAAGTTAGACACGGTGGTGATCAAGGGATTTAACGATGACGAATTGGTGGACCTGATCGAGCTTGGCAAGCGCATCCAGGCGGAAGTGCGATTCATCGAATATATGGATGTCGGTGGGGCCACGGGCTGGTCCATGGATCAGGTGGTGTCGCGGGCCGCGATGCTCGAAATGCTCGGCCGCCAGTACGGACGGATCGAGCCAATCGAGGAACTCAGCTCCGCGCCGGCGCAGCGGTTCCGGCTGCCGGACGGGACGAGCTTTGGGATCATTCCCTCCACGACCACGCCGTTCTGCGCTGCCTGCGATCGGAGTCGCGTAACGGCGGACGGCATGTGGTATCTCTGCCTGTACGCAAAGAACGGCACGGATTTGCGCAAGCCGTTGCGCGACGGTGTGTCCGCGAAGGAGTTTCGCGCGTTGCTCCAATCCGTCTGGCAGGGACGCACCGACCGCGGGGCGGAAGAGCGCAAGGCGCTGGAGCGGTCGGGTGGCCGCGAGCAGCGCCTCATCGACATCGCCAAGCTGCGTGAAGATCCGCATCTGGAAATGCATGCGCGCGGCGGCTGA
- a CDS encoding urease accessory protein UreH: protein MPDLQFLSILGLGFLLGARHAFDADHLVAVSTLLSRRPDLKASGFIGMCWGIGHTTTLLLVGCAVLVLKLSIPDTVAHAFEQGVGVMLIALGAGLAVTLYREQWHLHAHTHDGSLHVHLHSHHQRDDHAHGHGWRYVFQPLAVGMVHGLAGSAALMLLVLSASRTLWEGLAFILLFGIGSIVGMVVVGTLISLPLMFSSSRGRSINLAVRGLASVGSLGFGIAILF, encoded by the coding sequence ATGCCTGATTTGCAATTTCTCTCCATCCTCGGTCTGGGATTCCTGCTTGGGGCTCGCCATGCTTTCGACGCCGATCATCTCGTCGCTGTATCAACGCTGCTATCCCGGCGCCCTGACCTCAAAGCTTCCGGCTTCATTGGGATGTGCTGGGGGATCGGTCACACGACGACCTTGCTGCTTGTGGGCTGTGCGGTGCTGGTGCTGAAGCTGAGCATCCCGGACACCGTGGCGCACGCGTTTGAGCAAGGGGTGGGTGTGATGCTGATCGCATTGGGCGCGGGATTGGCCGTGACGCTCTATCGGGAACAGTGGCATCTCCATGCCCACACACACGACGGGTCACTCCACGTGCATCTGCACAGCCATCACCAGCGAGACGACCATGCGCACGGGCACGGCTGGCGGTATGTCTTCCAGCCACTTGCGGTCGGCATGGTGCATGGCCTGGCCGGGTCCGCGGCCTTGATGCTACTGGTGCTGTCGGCCTCGCGGACTCTGTGGGAAGGGCTGGCGTTCATCCTTCTCTTCGGGATCGGCTCGATTGTCGGCATGGTGGTAGTCGGGACTCTGATCAGTCTGCCGTTGATGTTCTCTTCTTCACGTGGCCGGTCGATAAATCTAGCAGTGCGCGGGCTGGCGAGTGTCGGTAGCCTTGGATTTGGGATAGCCATCCTGTTTTAG
- a CDS encoding molybdenum cofactor biosynthesis protein MoaE → MPPFAGGASDDTALVRVQRENFSVDAEIDRVRAGSTRIGGISIFLGTARDHSKGHDVSSITFEYYEGMAQKKLREIRERALKQFDVLEVLILHRYGEIGIGENIVLIVVGAEHRADAFKACRWCIDELKQITPIWKLEHTPAGEVWVEEHP, encoded by the coding sequence CTGCCGCCGTTCGCCGGTGGGGCGTCGGACGACACGGCGCTGGTCCGCGTGCAGCGTGAAAATTTTTCCGTGGACGCCGAGATCGACCGTGTACGCGCCGGCTCCACGCGGATTGGTGGGATTTCAATTTTCCTTGGCACGGCGCGCGATCATTCAAAAGGCCACGACGTTAGCTCGATCACCTTCGAGTATTACGAGGGGATGGCGCAGAAAAAGTTGCGCGAGATTCGCGAACGGGCCCTCAAGCAGTTTGACGTACTCGAGGTGCTGATCCTACATCGATATGGCGAAATCGGCATTGGAGAGAACATCGTGCTGATCGTCGTGGGCGCCGAACACCGGGCGGACGCGTTCAAGGCCTGTCGCTGGTGCATCGATGAGTTGAAGCAGATCACGCCCATTTGGAAGCTCGAGCATACGCCCGCCGGGGAAGTCTGGGTTGAGGAGCATCCCTAG